From the Callithrix jacchus isolate 240 chromosome 22, calJac240_pri, whole genome shotgun sequence genome, the window ACCAGGGGACGggcacgctggctcatgcctggaatcccagcactttgggaggccgaggcggtggatcacgaggccaggagttcaagaccagcctgggcagcatggtgaaaacccgtatttgcaaaaactgcaaaaattagctgggcatggtggcgcccacctgtaatcccagctttttgagaggctgagacatgagaaatCAGTtgtccgggaggtggaggtcccagtgagctgagatcacaccactgcactccagcctgggtgacagagcgagactctgtctccaaaaaataagtgGGGCGAGGAGCGTAGGAATGACGGGGCGTCGTCGTCTCATCCCTGGGAGACGTGTGTATGTGTTTAACTTTTAAACCtatttttgaggtggggtctcactgcattgccctagctggtcttgaactcatgggctcaggcgatcctcccaggtaggtgggattataggcgtgcaccaacCTGCCCGGAATGCTGAggcctgtatttatttattgttttttttttttttttttttttttttttttgagacggagtttcgctcttgttacccaggctggagtgcaatggtgtgatctcagctcaccgcaacctctgcctcctgggttcaggcaattcccctgcctcagcctcccgagtagctgggattacaggcacgcgccaccgtgcccagctaattttttgtatttttaggagacacggggtttcaccttgttgaccaggatggtctcgatctcttaacctcgtgatccacccgcctcagtctcccaaagtgctgggattacaggtgtgagccaccacccggcctgtttttttttttaagatggggtttcaccatgttggtcaggctggtcttgaactcctgacctcaggtgatccacccgccttggcctccaaagtgctgggattataggcatgagccaccacgcctggcctatttattggttatttttttggagatggagtctcgctcttttgcccaggccggagcgcagtggctcagtctcagctcgctgcaaccccgcctccacctcccgcctcccaggtttgagcaattctgctgcgtcagcctcctgcgtagctggaactacgggcgcccgccaccacgcccagataattttctgtatttgtagtagagacagggggtttcaccacgttgcccagtctggtctcgaactcctgaactcaggcgatccgcctgcctcggcctcccaaaatactaggattacaggcacgcgccaccatgcccagctaattttttgtatttgtagtagagatgggtttcaccatgttgaccaggatggtctcgatctcttgacctcgtgatccacccgcctcggcctcccaaaatactaggattacaggcgtgagccactgcgcccggctgccaAGGCTTTAAACCTTAGTCCATGATTTTGAAACTGGGATGGTGTTGCTGAGGcgcagagagggaaactgaggcagggaggtACTAGCTCACAAGTTGCCCCTCACAGCGGACCTCCTGGCCCTGGTTGCCGTCAGCCTGGTGTAGAGGGGCATGTGGGTAGGAATTACATGTGTCATCACCCCACGGGGGACGTCTTAGTCGGGGCCGCTTGCTGTTCTTGGCTAGGGACAGTGTGCTGGGTGGCACGCACTGCCAGACCCACGCTTCCCCAGCCCCcaaatttgtttttgtctttgtttttttttgtgacggagtctcgctctattgcctgGGCCGGAgggcagtggcccagtctcagctcaccgcaacctccgcttcccgagttcaggtgattcccttacctcagcctcccgagtagctgggactacaggcacctgccacctcgcccggctagttttgtatttttagtagagacagagttttgccacattggccgggcgggttttgaactcctggcctaaggtgatcctcccaccttggcctcccagaatgctgggatgacagacatgggAGAGTTTCTGACCTGTATGAGCTGTGACCGCAGCGGGGGTGTCTGACATGCTGAGCTGGAACCCAGGCCGGGACTGCCTCAGCCGTGCCCCCTGCCGCAGTCGAAACCTGTTCTGTGCAGGTGACGGGTGTGAGTGGTGAGTCCGGAGGGGCTGGAAACCTGAGAGCCGGGGCTGGTCTGCCCCTCCCACGCCACGGGGACAGGGACCTCCCAGGAGGCACCGATGCTGCCCTGCCTGCCCCGCCCGGGCAGTGGTGGTCATCGGGGCTGCCCCCTGTGGTTTCGCGCTGACCTCGACCCTGTTTCATCCGGTGCCATTTTAACCTCCACGGCCACCCTGGTTGTTACAGGCagggaaaccgaggcccagagaggggccaCAAAGCACCACACACAGGGGCTTCCGGCATCAGAAACTCATCCCCGTCCTGAGGCCAGGGGTCCTAAATCAAGCTGTCCGCAAGGCCACGCTGCCCCTGTAGACCCCACAAGGAGCCTTCCCACCTCTCAGAGCTgcgggcagggaagggcaggagaCGTGTCCCCTTCCTGGGTGGTCACACAGGTGGGGACGAGGCAGGAGCAGGCAGGGGGCCGTGGTGTGGTTCCCAGAGCTGCAGCCCCGTTTCCTCCCCTGACCTGGATGCCCTCCGCCCCTCACAGGTCTCCACCGGGAACCTTCTGGTCATCCTGAATCGACACTACCAGGACGTGTCCTGCCTGCAGTTCACCGGCGACAGCAGCCACTTCGTCTCGGGGGGCAAGGACTGCCTGGTGCTGGCTTGGAGCCTCTGCAGGTCCGCGCCTTGCGAACCCGGCCTGTACCCAGGCTCTCACGGGGATAGGAGGCGCCAAGGCCCCTGTCCTGAAGGGGCCTCTCTTGGGGGCTGCGGTGCAGAGGACGGCGTGGTCACCCCAGCTGTCCTCGCTGCCCATGTTGGGCTGTGGTTTGTCCCGGGGGCTGTGGGGGCCCAGGCTTGAGCTTACTCAGGTGAGGCAGGCCAGGCTGCTGAGCGGAGGCAGGTGTGCACGTGAGATGGGTGTCAGAGGCGTGGGCTGCCGTGGCCCCCCCCAACCTGCTGACCACCCGCCCCATGCCACCCAGTGTGCTGCAGGCCGACCCCTCCAGGATCCCGGCGCCTCGGCACGTCTGGTCTCACCACACACTCCCCATCACGGACCTGCACTGTGGCTTTGGGGGCCCCCTGGCTCGGGTGGCCACCTCCTCACTGGACCAGACGGTGAAGGTAGAGCCGcctccgcccccgccccccacGGTCCATGAGCAGAGCGCCCCGGCCGCAGGTCCACAGCCGGGAATGCAGGAGTCGcctcctccccctcctgctgTCAGGGCTCCAGACAGCTTCTAATTCCATGGTGCTCTGAGCCCAAGGACATCCAGGGAGGGGGGACCTGCAGGTCTGCCAGCCTGGAAATTCCCACTCATTCGTTTCTGGCCCGGCTCCCTGGCCAAGCCGGGGACTTGGAGGTTACTGCAAATGCTTGAGTCATGGCTGGTGGTCCTGGGAGGGAGACCAAGCTCCGGTTCAGCAGTTAATGTCCCCTGGCCCCCAAGACCCACAGGGTGATGGCTTTCACCCAGAGTCCCAAGCCCCAGGACCAGAGGCAACGGACGCCTGACCTCCCCGATGCCCCTCCCCGGATCCCTGTTCCCACGGGGTCCTCGGGTTCCCCGGAGCTGGGCCGAGCCCCACGCCCTTTGCCCGCCCGCAGCTGTGGGAGGTCTCCTCGGGGGAGCTGCTTCTCTCCGTCCTCTTTGACCTGGCCATCATGGCGGTGACCATGGACCTGGCCGAGCACCACCTGTTCTGCGGGGGCAGTGACGGCTCCATCTTCCAGGTCGACCTCTTCACCTGGGTGAGTGAATCGGGCGGGCGGTGGGCTGCGCTGTGCCCTGGGGCTGGGGGCGTCGGGCCTGCTGCTCACAGGTCTCCGCCTTCGCAGCcgggacagagggagagaagctTCCAGCCAGAGCAGGACGCCGGGAAGGTCTTCAAAGGGCACAGGTGGGGAGCTGGGGGCACAGGTGGGACGTGGGTACAGGGCGGGGGCTCTCTGGCATGTCCCATCTGGCGCTGACCCCCGCCTGTCTGTCCAGGAACCAGGTGACCTGCCTGTCGGTGTCCACGGACGGCAGCGTGCTGCTCTCGGGCTCCCACGACGAGACCGTGCGGCTCTGGGACGTGCAGAGCAAGCAGTGCATCCGGACGGTGGCCCTCAAAGGTGGGCGCACCTCTGTGCTCAGCCTGCGTACATTGCAGGGGGCGTGGAGGCGAGGCCTGGGGATCCCAGGGAAACGGCCtgcaggagctggggtggggcCTGCCTGGGGGTCAGGCCTGGTTTGCTGTGGGGCGGGGCCTGACCACCGCGCCCCCCAGGCCCCGTCACCAACGCCACCATCCTGCTGGCACCCGTCAGCATGCTGAGCTCAGAGTTCAGGCCCAGCCTGCCGCTGCCTCACTTCAACAAGCACCTGCTGGGCGCCGAGCACGGGGACGAGCCACGCCACGGGGGCCTCACCCTGCGCCTGGGTCTCCACCAGCAGGTACAGCCCCCAGCAGGGAACCCCCCCACTGCCCTTTGGTCTTGGAAGCCCCCGCGGACCCTGGCTCCTTCGCTCCCTTGGTCCTGGCACCCGTGCGGCGTTTCTCTTAGCCTGGAACTGGAGGGCACATCGTGTGGGTGGGATGGTGACGCCCTGTGGGGCCTCTGCACACCCTCAGTGTGGACCCAGAGGTTCTGGCCAGCAGGGCTGAGCTGCGCGCCCCACTCACCAGCCTTTCTGCCACTGGAGATCTGACGGTCAGCCAGGTCTTTCTGCAAAGGGCCGATGGCCcatattttgggctgagagggCCAGAAGGTTCATGTCTGGGTTGCtgaaggggcagggagggggtgaGGCCCTGGTGGCTGCAGGTTTCTCCCACGGGGGCTCAGGGCAGCCTCTTGGCCTGGCTGAAGtgatcccctccctccctgcagctcAGCACCGTCCCCTGCCCTGTGCGGGTACTCTGGTGGGTTCCTGTGCCTTCTGGGGATAGAGTGGCTTCCAGAACACTCCTACCCCAGCCCCAGATCCCTCACAGAAGCCATTGTGGTGGGCTGGGTCGGGCTGAGGGGTTCTAGGGCCTGGGGAGGCTTCCCAGCATCTCTTCCCTCCACAAGCCCCGACCTTCAGGAGCCACCTGTGCCCTTGCTGTCTCACGTCCCTGTCTGTATCCCTCGCGGGCTGTGGCACTTGGCACTCTCCTCTCACCTGAGTACagattgatttcttatttttatttttattattttttgagacggagtttcgctcttgttacccaggctggagtgcaatggcgcgatctcggctcaccgcaacctccgcctcctgggttcaggcaattctcctgcctcagcctcccgagtagctgggattacaggcatgcgccaccacgcccagctaattttttgtatttttagtagagacggggtttcaccatgttgaccaggatggtcttgatctcttgacctcgtgatccacccgcctgggcctcccaaagtgctgggattacaggcttgagccaccacgtccggcccccAGATTGATTTATCTGAAGGGTACCCGCCAGTCCAGTAGGCCCTGCACCGGGAGGCGCCGtgatctccctcctcctctcctctgtgCTGTCCAACAGAGTGACGCTCTGTCTTCCTACATACCGGTGGGCACCGGGGTGGGCACGCGTGGGACCTCCACCATCTGGGCATCTGCGGGCCCCTCGGACCACGAGGGGGCCAGGAGCACAGGCTGGACTGACCACCAACATGGGGGGTGCAAGGAGGGCGCGCTTCTGTGTTCAGAAAGTACCAGGACCTTCAGAGTGAAAACAGGCCTACAGCAGCACGGAGCCAGCACTGCGCTCGGGTGCCTGCCCTGCCACGGCCTCCTCCCAGGGCAGCAGCAGTTCCCACCTTTCCTGCCCAGCCATGTGCCCTCCCCAGACCCCTCCCGATCTGGCCTCAGTGGCGAGGCCCTAATGCCATCACCTTTCCCTGGCTGCCCCACCTGGCTCCCTCCGGCCATGACAGTCGCCAGCCCTCTGTGGCCTTTGTTCCAATCCAGCTGACTCTGGGGTGTCATCCTGTCCCACAACGGGTGCTGAGGTGCCCACGGCAGAGTGGACGGTGGAGTTCCCCACCTCCGACCCCCACACAGCAATGTCCCTTCATGCAGCTGGTCCCTATGCACAAGGCAGGGACCTCGCTGGGCCTGCAAGACCTCCCCACGGCTGGAGTGCTCACTGTCCACTCGGCCCTGTGTCCCAGGGCCTTCCCAGTTCACTGGTCTTTTCAGGCCTGGCTGAGGCCCCCTGTCTACGGTGTGGCCATCTGCACCCCCATCCACAACCCCAGGGACTCCTTGGGTGCAGTCGTGAGTGGATCAaggtgctgggtgctgggtgctggCTGCATGGCCAGGGTCAGGGTTGTCATCTTCAGGCTTGAGGGAGGTGAACGCcccggcctcagtctccccttCTGTCTGTGGGCGTCCAGGTGGCCCCTCCCTGGCAGAGTGGCTGCCCGTGCTCTTGGGGGTGGCATGGGCGGATCGTGTGGTGTGTGGGTCAG encodes:
- the WDR18 gene encoding WD repeat-containing protein 18 produces the protein MAAPMEVAVCTDSVAPMWSCIVWELHSGANLLTYRGGQAGPRGLALLNGEYLLAAQLGKNYISAWELQRKDQLQQKIMCPGPVTCLTTSPNGLYVLAGIAESIHLWEVSTGNLLVILNRHYQDVSCLQFTGDSSHFVSGGKDCLVLAWSLCSVLQADPSRIPAPRHVWSHHTLPITDLHCGFGGPLARVATSSLDQTVKLWEVSSGELLLSVLFDLAIMAVTMDLAEHHLFCGGSDGSIFQVDLFTWPGQRERSFQPEQDAGKVFKGHRNQVTCLSVSTDGSVLLSGSHDETVRLWDVQSKQCIRTVALKGPVTNATILLAPVSMLSSEFRPSLPLPHFNKHLLGAEHGDEPRHGGLTLRLGLHQQGLEPSYLDRTEQLQTVLCSTMEKSVLGGQDQLRVRVTELEDEVRNLRKINRDLFDFSTRFITRPPK